One uncultured Methanobrevibacter sp. genomic window, CTTTTACAAAATCTTTTAAAAATTGATATTTTTCATAAAACTCTTTTTCATCACTTATTTTCCCATTATGGATTAATTTACTTCTAATGTCATAAGCATCTTTTAATCTTGTTTCAATATTTCCATAATCTCCAAAACTCACTCTATTTTCATTGACATATATCTTTAATGATTTATTAATTGATTTTTCATCCCAAAAATTCATTGAACTCAAATATCTGTTAAGTTCATCATACTCTTCACTATTCTTTTCACTATCGTCATCCCTAAGTTTTTTAATGTATTTTTTAATCATATCTAAATGTTTCATTGAGTTATTAGAAATTTGATATTTTGGTTTTAAAATTTCTAAAATTGTAATTAAATCTAAAAATTGTGCTTTAAAATGATATTGTGATAATTTGGAATATATTTCTAAAGCAAGAATTAATTTCTCATCATTAATAATGCAATCAATATTTAGTTCATCCGTTTTTTCAATATTATAGACTAAATTCTCAATATTTAATAAATTAGTGAAAGAAAGCTGACCTGAAGTAAACTGAACTAAATTTGGAATTAAAGGAAACATCATAGTTCTGTCTAAATCAAAATCACCAGAAACTAACCAATCATCTTCAACATATCTTGGTTCATCAAGTATATTTGCATCTTTTATTTCTTCATCAATTTCAATAGTTGCAAAGTTATATTCTAATACAAACATTATCAATGCTATTTTAAACTTATTTAATATTGATTCTGCATGTTCTTTATTATCAATCGGTTTAATAATCATTGAATATGCATCACTATTTTCAAGATTTGTTAATTTAAAAGTATAATCATTAATTTCAAATTCATATGAATTTCCTTCTTCTAAATTTAATTGTGCATACGTTTTCATATTAAATACAATATTTAAACCATATTCTTCTTTCAAATCCTATCACAACCCTTATCTAAGATAAATTTACATATGTGGTTTAAAAATAAAGGAGAAATAACCATTAAAGAATACTTAAATTAAATTTCATCAGAATCATTTAAATTTTCAGTTACTTTCTCTCCTTTATCAGTCAACCTATACAATCTGCCTTTTTTGACTTCAGGATTGATACATTCAACCAGTTCATGCGCTTTCAGCTCAGATAATACTTTTGAAATGTGATTTGT contains:
- a CDS encoding HEPN domain-containing protein, giving the protein MKEEYGLNIVFNMKTYAQLNLEEGNSYEFEINDYTFKLTNLENSDAYSMIIKPIDNKEHAESILNKFKIALIMFVLEYNFATIEIDEEIKDANILDEPRYVEDDWLVSGDFDLDRTMMFPLIPNLVQFTSGQLSFTNLLNIENLVYNIEKTDELNIDCIINDEKLILALEIYSKLSQYHFKAQFLDLITILEILKPKYQISNNSMKHLDMIKKYIKKLRDDDSEKNSEEYDELNRYLSSMNFWDEKSINKSLKIYVNENRVSFGDYGNIETRLKDAYDIRSKLIHNGKISDEKEFYEKYQFLKDFVKELLLDRINDYKN
- a CDS encoding transcriptional regulator gives rise to the protein MELSDELLIEISYVQISKYRTKTMKTLNGNVKIPSAIARDSGIRTNHISKVLSELKAHELVECINPEVKKGRLYRLTDKGEKVTENLNDSDEI